AGATCCGCAGCGCGGCCTGCTGCCGAACCCGCACAGCGGCCTGTTACCGGATCGGCGTCGCGGCCTGCGACCGGAGCCGTATCGCGGCCTGCTGCCGGATCGGCATCGAGGGCTGCCGCTGGATCGGCACAGCGCCTTGCCGCTGATGCGGGCTGGGTGGCGTATCAACGGATGCGTCTGCTGGTGGATGCCGAGATCGCCCGGGATCTGGAGCGCAGCACCGGACTTTCGATGCCGGATTACGACGTACTCGCCGCCGTGGCCGAGGTCGCCGAGACCGCGGAGTGTGTCCGAGTGAGCGGCCTCGCCGCCCACATGCACTGGCCGCACAGCAGACTGTCCCGGCAACTCGGCCGCATGGAGCGGCGCGAACTGATCGCCCGCGAACCCTGCGAGCGCGACGGCCGCGGCGACGACGTGCTTCTCACCGCGGCCGGTCGGCGTGCCCTCGATACCGCCGCACCCGCCCACCACGCCTCGGTGCGCAACCGCTTCACCGACCTGCTCACGCCCACGCAGCTGCGGATGCTCGCCGAGATCGAGGAGTCCATCGCCCGGCACGCCGAGGACCGCAAGTAGCCTCG
This genomic stretch from Nocardia brasiliensis ATCC 700358 harbors:
- a CDS encoding MarR family winged helix-turn-helix transcriptional regulator gives rise to the protein MRLLVDAEIARDLERSTGLSMPDYDVLAAVAEVAETAECVRVSGLAAHMHWPHSRLSRQLGRMERRELIAREPCERDGRGDDVLLTAAGRRALDTAAPAHHASVRNRFTDLLTPTQLRMLAEIEESIARHAEDRK